A stretch of the Vitis riparia cultivar Riparia Gloire de Montpellier isolate 1030 chromosome 13, EGFV_Vit.rip_1.0, whole genome shotgun sequence genome encodes the following:
- the LOC117928474 gene encoding uncharacterized protein LOC117928474, producing the protein MGALLPAPPIYQFALNNTNTNLYKYKLEQQMSLLRFTLMCRCTPENITASFHPHPLRLKDAHETPYTCGGCKEKGQGKVYQCEDAENCDYHLHQQCYHLSDGGLPSFIEFPFLESKKCDFVFHQEAPGGDQRACDACGKDVKGWFYQCKMCKKPYYLHPCYAQLPIKQKGEKGIVLYLKAKTSSKCLECGSVNISQGLRSWLYASNCGKHCYHVGCVMDMV; encoded by the exons ATGGGGGCATTGCTCCCTGCACCCCCAATCTATCAGTTCGCCCTCAACAATACAAATACAAACTTATACAAATACAAACTTGAACAACAAATGTCGTTGCTTCGCTTCACTTTGAT GTGCAG GTGTACCCCAGAAAACATAACGGCAAGCTTCCACCCACACCCACTTCGGCTGAAGGATGCTCACGAGACGCCATATACTTGTGGGGGATGTAAAGAGAAAGGCCAAGGAAAAGTTTACCAGTGTGAAGATGCTGAGAATTGTGACTATCATCTTCATCAGCAGTGCTATCATTTATCCGATGGCGGCTTGCCCTCCTTCATCGAATTCCCCTTCCTGGAGAGTAAGAAATGTGACTTTGTATTTCATCAGGAAGCCCCAGGAGGCGATCAGAGAGCTTGTGATGCATGTGGGAAGGACGTGAAAGGGTGGTTTTACCAGTGTAAAATGTGTAAGAAACCCTATTATTTACACCCCTGTTACGCCCAGCTTCCCATCAAGCAAAAAGGAGAGAAGGGGATTGTGCTTTATCTTAAAGCCAAGACCTCATCAAAGTGCCTAGAATGCGGAAGTGTGAATATTTCCCAAGGACTCAGGAGCTGGTTATACGCTTCCAACTGTGGGAAACACTGTTATCATGTGGGATGTGTTATGGACATGGTGTGA